One Balaenoptera musculus isolate JJ_BM4_2016_0621 chromosome 13, mBalMus1.pri.v3, whole genome shotgun sequence genomic window, CCAGCCTGTGGCCTCTGTGAAGCCCAGCTCTCGGCATAGGACATGGGCAGCCTGCAGTGTGAAGTCGTCATCGCAGATGGTGCCCCATTCGCCAGCCCGCTGGATCTCCACGCGGCCCTCAAAGGGCTTCCTGGGGAAGCCGGCCAGCCGGAACCGTAGCCCCTGGCTCCCAGCCCTCTTCTCAGGGGCCGTGGATGGGGATGGAGATCCCAGGCACGAGCTGCACAGCAGGCACAGCAGCAGCCCCCACAGGCTCCACTGCCAGACACTGACAGGTCGCATGGCAAGGAAGGCCTGGGTGCCCCAGAGAGAGAGTATGTGAGAGAAGCTGAAATTGAGCCAGGCCCCGGTCTGAGAGAGAGGTCATGGGAGGAAAAGAGACACTGGTTAagaccagagacagagagacagtgcgagagaaagagagggacCCACGGACTAAGAGAGACAGTGAGAAAGAAACACATACTAAATAAGAGCAGAAACACAGTCAAAGAGGCACACAGACTGAGAGACCCAgattggggggcgggggagggagagagagaggctctCCCTCCCTTTTGTGAAGAATAAAACTCTCACTATTAGTTGTTATGTCTCACAATGTCCTTTCCTTAGTTCTGCTATCATCACCTCCATACCCCGACTCTCGGGTCAAGGAGACCCAGTGATCAAAACACAGagattagagaccaatatcagaGAATGGTCCAGATAAAGAGGAAGAGACTGAGCAAGAGACACGGAGAGGGAGACCCAGACAGACAGAATGTGAGAGGAACGGAAACTGTGGGAATAAAAGGGGACCAAACAGAGACAGTAGAGGAAGAGACAATGTTGAAGATGGATAGAGAGGGATCAGgagagagcctggcacacagaattGGGGGGCAACTGAGAAAGGCAGGCAATAGGTAAGGAGGAGGGGAACTGACAAGAGCCaaggagcagaggcaggagggacccAGATGATCCTATTCAGCCAGTCAGACAGAGGACAGATAGCTACTGATTGTGGAGAGAGGCAGGCAAGGAGGGTCTTAGGAGACCCTCGGATCTCAGGTCCCCTGAATGGGAGCCAAGCCGAGAGTCCTCTCTGGGCAGATTCCaggcagagaaggcagagaacCAGAATGCACTGGAGAACTCTGCACATCCTACATGCCCTGCAGGGTCAAGGGGCCCAGGAGGGCCAGGCCTCAAGGtggtgggggatggggtggggtttTCCAAGCCTCCTGCCAACACCGCCATCTCTGTCACGGGCAAGCGGAGGCGAGAGCACCAATCGGCTTCTCCGCCAAGGCCTTCCCTCTGTCTGGGGCGGAGAACAGCCCCTCTACAGCGAgctccccccctcaccccccctaCATGCTTCCCCCAACTCAAACAACCCAACAGGGCAGCTTTGTTTGGGGACATTTTGGCTTGGGGACCCAGGGAGAGGGCCTAACAGAGGAGCCCCCAGCCTTAGGGCCCTCCCGGCTGCCCTATTTGGAACACCCtgcagcccccaccccccaatatCTGCTTCATTTCTCCACTCTTCTTGTGTCTCACTCTTCTTTGACAATAATAAAACCCTCAGTAGCTTGACTTCCCTTTGACTTTATCCCACATCACCCCTTTTCCCAGGTCCCTCCACCATCCTTCATCCACAACTCTCCTTCCTCCCACGGGCAGCGTGACTCCCCCTACCTGTGGCTGAGCGGGGGCCGTAGCGGCTGGGAGAAGAGTCCTGGTCCTGGAGTTCAGTCCTAGGACTTACAAAAAAAGTGCTTGTCCAGGGGAGACTGCCCCCccctttctcccccacccctttcgtTCCTCCCACGTCCCCTTGAGCCCTCCCACATTCCGCCTTCTCCCACCATCCCTCCCAGGccagttccctcctcttctcctcccctcctctttggAGCAGGCCGCAGTCACCGCTccacctccctcccgcccccctcTCCGCCTCCCAGCCTGCttaataaaactttcttttcccGCGGGTTGGGTGCAGGGTAGCTGCGGCCAGAGAGCTGGACACAGAAGAGGCCACGGGGCCGCAGACCGTCCCGGGCTGCGTCCCGTGCAGTGACTCGGCTCCGAGCTCCGGAAAGTCTTCAGTCCCTAGCCCTTCCCCCACGTCCCCTGCTCCGCGGATCTTAAACAGCCCAACTCCGGCCgagcagggggcggggcgggtcTGGGGAACTGAAGCCGCGAGGGCACGTATGTTCCCCCCCAGTGCCCCAGGGTGCCCGTCAGCATTTCCGAGATGATGTCACGGCCTTCACTCTGATGTCACGTTGAGCATCTGACGTCGTACGCAGCCCCCAAGCCTAGGCGCCAGAGTCCTCTGACCGAAACCACGAGGTTTCCTTCGGTGGAGCCACTTGTGCGCGACCCAGGGTTGGGGGTAGGGGCCGGAGGTGGTGCACCAGCCAGCTTATCTGGGtaccccttccccttccttctggcttgtctccttcctcccctttcgAGGTCCGGGGAGGTTGGGGGGGCGGGAACGCCTCCCGCgcgagccccgccccgccctcctccccgccTCGCCCCGCCTCCGGCCCACGGGGCCAGGAAGGGCGGAAGGGACCGCCGGGGGCCATGGACGGGGCCGTGATGGAAGGGCCGCTGTTTTTGCAGAGCCAGCGTTTCGGTACCAAGGTAGTGTGGGTAGGGGTTGCCGAACCCCATCAGAGCTAGGGGTGGGCAGCTGAGCctagatggagggaggggaccGGCAGCGGGTTGGAGCGTGGCGCCCGGAGCCGGAGAGCCTTGTGAATTTCCGGCTAAATTGCTTTGCACACACTCCGAAGAAGCGTCTGCCGGCCTCCGGGTTCGCCTCTCTGGCCCTGGGGGAGACGGAGCGGCATCCTCCTTGGGAAACTTCGCCTGCCGTCGGGAAGCCTCAGACCTGAAATCGGCCCGCGCAGGTCCTTCCCTCCCCGTCGGGGCCCGGGCCGCCGGTGTTTGCCCGCTCCCTCCCCAGTGTCTCTCCGCTCTTTCCCCAGAGGTGGAGGAAGACCTGGGCGGTGCTCTACCCGGCCAGCCCCCACGGTGTCGCGCGGCTCGAGTTCTTTGACCACAAGGGGTCGAGCTCTGGAGGGGGCCGAGGGAGCTCGCGCCGCCTGGACTGCAAGGTGATACGTCTGGCTGAGTGTGTGAGCGTGGCCCCTGTGGCCGTGGAGAGCCCCCCTGAGCCTGGCGTCGCAGCTTTCCGCCTGGACACCCCACAGCGTTCCCACCTGCTGGCGGCCGACGCGCCGTCCAGCGCCGCCTGGGTGCAAACGCTGTGCCGAAACGCCTTTCCGGTGAGGGGGCCGGGGCTGCCGGTGAGGGGCTGGGGCGAGCTGCACTGGGCCCAAGAGTCCATGCGGGGTGGGAGCAGTTACAGCGGCAGAGGAACTGGGCTGGCTCAGACCCTGGGAACCGCGGTGAGGGAATTACAGTCTGCTTCATACTCTTTCTCTTTACCCCAGAAAGGCAGCTGGGCCCTGGCACCTGCCGAGAACCCACCCAAGCTTTCTGCCCTGGAGATGCTGGAGAATTCACTGTATAGCCCCGCCTGGGAAGGTAGATGCGTGAAAAGCCCCAGCAGGGATGGCGTGGAAAGAAAGGGTGTCCTACAAGGGGAAGTAGAATGCTCCTGAGAGCTGGCTTTCAAGTGTATGCTTGGACAacctgctccctccccccaccccagtcctggcCAGGTGCTAGTCTAACTGTGTATTCCTTCCAGGATCCCAGTTCTGGGTAACCGTGCAAAGGACTGAAGCCGCTGAGCGTTGTGGCCTGCATGGCTCCTATATGCTGAGAGTGGAGGGTGAGAGGCTGACTCTCCTGGGCGTGGGGGCCCAGAGTCAGATACAGGAGCCACTCCTTTCCTGGCCTTACACTCTGTTGCGTCGCTATGGCCGAGACAAGGTGCGGTGCTGTTAGGAAGGACTGGCTCCCTGGGTTGGGCAGctgtgggaggggtggggcaggaccCGGAGGTGGGAAACTCTGCCCTTTGGATAACCCTTTCTTGCCTAGCCCATgaccccacctcccttcccaggtgGTCTCTTCTTTGTAGGTCCCCTAACTAGTTCCAGCCCTGTGACTCACCTCCTCTGATGGCTCCTGATGATGTGTttccctccacaccctcttcaggtCATGTTCTCTTTTGAGGCTGGCCGCCGCTGCCCCTCTGGCCCTGGAACCTTCACCTTCCAGACGGCACAGGGAAATGACATCTTTCAGGCAGTTGAGACTGCTATCCACCGACAGAAGGCCCAGGGGAAGGCCAGCCAGGGGCAGGATGTTCTCAGAGCTGATTCCCACGAAGGAGAAGTGGCAGAAGGGAAGTTGGCTCCCCCCCGGGGCCCCCAGGAGCTCGCAGGCAGCCCTCCAGCCCTGTATGCTGAACCCTTAGACTCCCTGCGCATTCTTCCAGGCCCTTCCCAAGATTCCGTATACTCAGACCCCCTGGACAGCACCCCTTCTCAGGCAGGGGAGGGGTTACAGTTGAAGAAACCTCTCTATTGGGACTTGTGTGAGCATGTGCAGCAGCAGCTGATAAAGGCCAAGTTGACAGACCCCAAAGAAGACCCCATCTATGATGAACCTGAGGGCCTGGCCCCAGCTGCTCTCCGGGGCCTTTATGATCTGCCTCAGGAGCCCAAGGATGCCTGGTGGTGCCAGGCTCGGGTGAAGGAGGAGGGCTATGAGCTCCCCTACAACCCTGCTACTGATGACTACGCCGTGCCACCCCCACGGAGCACAAAGCCCTTCCCAGCTCCCaagccccagggcctggccttCTCTGAATCCGGTGCTGCAGCTGGCAGTGGCAGCAAAGGCCATAGCTCAGACACTGCCCTGTACAGCCAGGTCCAGAAGAGTGGGACCTCAGGTAGCTGGGACTGTGGGCTCTCTGGATCAGGGACTGACAGGACTGGGGCCAAGTCAGAGGGCTCCACATGAGAAGAAGCGCAAGGCGGGGGTTGCTGATAGGAGGACCATGGGGAGGTGGCACTGGGGATCAAAGAAACCTGTTAGAACCAGCAGGAACCAGAGGGGTCTGTGTGTAGAGACCAGGGTACAAGGGGAGTCAAGGGGAGGATGATCTGTCCCAAGAAGTCATGGAAGTGGGACAGTTGGCAGGGGCTCAGGGATTGGATCTGGGGGAGGCCAGCACCTCTAAGTCATCCCCACCAAAGGAAGGGATAGCTGCTGGAGCAGTACTATAGAAAGGGGTGTTTGGTCAGAGTAGGTACAGTTTGAGGGGCCTGTATGGAGGCTATAGGGAGACACTGGGCTGTGTCTTGATCCTTCCCCCTGCATTGTTCTTTGCCAGAgagagatatttttttaaagttttatcctCATTAAAGTCAGTTTGGGTTTAAGAGGTCTATGTGTGTGAATAGTCACAGAGGGGACAGAGTGGCAGGATGTGCTGGGTAGATGTGGAGGGGATCAGGAGGAGAACCAGGAAGGTGTTGGGGGCCGCTGAAGGAGGAAAGGGCCTCAGGCAGGGGGGTCAAGCAGTGTGGTCGTTCAGAGCCTGGGTGGTCCAGTCAGGCCCACCTGGGCTTGACCCTATCTCTGTGACCCTGTGTGTAACATCTGTAACCCTCAGTTTCCCCCACTGCCCCTGTGCAAAATGGGAAAGCTTAATTACACGTACAACCTCACAGGGTTTTTATGAAAGGAGTTAAATTTCTCAAGTACATAATACGATTTGAAGTGCAGAGTAAGCATTgtataaatggtagttattattcTGTGGATGGAGAAAGCTGATGGGCAGGTATGAGGAGAGGGGAATAGGAAGGGAATAGGTCTTTTTCACACCATCCTCTCCCCTGTTCTCAGCTCTAGGatgccttccctcccccttgtCTCACACAgcgacacacacacgcacacacacatgcacacacgcacgtgcGTGTGCACACTGCATGTAGGTACCAAGCATCAACCACTTATCTGTTTGGAGGCTGAAGGGAATTGCAGTGTGGTGGGTGTAGTGGGAGGGGCACGGGCTTTGGAATGCGGTTTCGATTTCAATCCTGCTTGTTTTTCATGAGCTCTGAAAACCTCATCCTTGTCTCCTGAGGTTCAGTTTCCTGATGGTGACCTGACTTCATCCACCTACTTACACAGAGCTACAAGGAGAAAATCGGGCCTGGGAATGCTCCTAACAATGGTGGAGACTTACTggttatttaatcttcatttgtGTTAACAGTATCAAatgatccaaaagaaaaatgagtccCTGCTTGCAGAAGGGAAAGGGTTGGTGTGTCTCTTCCCAGCCTGAAGAGTGGGGCAGTGGCAGCACTGAGGACAGAGGAGGGTAAGGCTCTGTTTCCCAGCCACCTGGAGCTCACAGAGGCTCAGGTGGATAGGAGGCAAGTCTGTCCACAGAAAGCCATTGTGTGAGCCTTGGCATGGATGTGCTTGCACAGGGCAGCTGGGCTATGGTGCTGGTGACTTAGGGCCCTGAGGGATACTCCTCGtctgcctcctcctccatctcctcctcctcctccatggaAGGCTGGAAGAAGACATCCGAGGAAGCTTTGCTGGCTGCTGGCATCTTGGGGGCTCTGCCAGGGGCTGGAGTCATAGGCAAAGGGGCCACTGTGGCTCGAACTCGATTTATTTGCAGTGGCCCGGCCTGCAAAGAAAGCAAGAAGAGCTTTCTGTGAAGACCAGACGGTTCCCAATCTTCTGTCCCATTCCCTGCTGGGCCTTCTGTCCTAACTCCTTCATGTGTCCTGTGAGTGACAGCCTCCAGGCCCAGGGCAATGGAGTCCCCGAGGCTCCAGCCTCCACAGTGCCTGTCTCCTGGCTAAGTGTCCTCCTCTGTTTGCTCGTCCACCAGCTAACTTGTGGTCGGTTCTGTTCCCATCTCTAGACTGACTGTAGTTTGGAAACATCTTTCTCTTGTAACTTCAGCTAAGACAAAGTGGGGGTTTTCCTATAGGCTCTGTTATTGAGAAACAAGGAAAAGATTAATAAGGGCACAAAAGGAAGCCCAAATACTATAGAACAtggatttcataaaaataaataccccctgggacttccctggtggtccagcggtaaagaatccgccttacacgggttcaatccgtggtcagggaactaagatcccacatgctgcagggcaactaagcccgcatgccacaattactgagctcgcacgcctcaaccagagagcctgtgtgctgcaaactacagagcccacattctccggagcccacacgccacaactagagagagaaaacccacacgccacaactagagagaagcccgcccgccacaatgaaagatcccacgtgcctcagtgaagatcctgcatgccgcaactaagacccaacacagccaaaaataaataaataataaaataaatcttaaaaaaataaattaaaaaaataaatcccccCTTCAATTACTCTTCCTCTCAACCCTTGTCACTAGAGCCCTGTCTCTAAGCTACTAACCTTTGTCAGCCTCcctttactcatctgtaaaataagcgTTAACACTTACCTTGCGGggatgctgtgaggattaaatgagaaaaatatatgtgaGAGCACATGTCACAGAACCTGGCAAATGACTGCTGCTCAGCAAATGCTAATTTCCCTTCCCTTGGGCATTTCTTTTTCCACCTTCCCTTAAGCCTTTTCTTTCAACAGAGGCTTGTGGTTGT contains:
- the DOK1 gene encoding docking protein 1 isoform X1, giving the protein MDGAVMEGPLFLQSQRFGTKRWRKTWAVLYPASPHGVARLEFFDHKGSSSGGGRGSSRRLDCKVIRLAECVSVAPVAVESPPEPGVAAFRLDTPQRSHLLAADAPSSAAWVQTLCRNAFPKGSWALAPAENPPKLSALEMLENSLYSPAWEGSQFWVTVQRTEAAERCGLHGSYMLRVEGERLTLLGVGAQSQIQEPLLSWPYTLLRRYGRDKVMFSFEAGRRCPSGPGTFTFQTAQGNDIFQAVETAIHRQKAQGKASQGQDVLRADSHEGEVAEGKLAPPRGPQELAGSPPALYAEPLDSLRILPGPSQDSVYSDPLDSTPSQAGEGLQLKKPLYWDLCEHVQQQLIKAKLTDPKEDPIYDEPEGLAPAALRGLYDLPQEPKDAWWCQARVKEEGYELPYNPATDDYAVPPPRSTKPFPAPKPQGLAFSESGAAAGSGSKGHSSDTALYSQVQKSGTSGSWDCGLSGSGTDRTGAKSEGST
- the DOK1 gene encoding docking protein 1 isoform X2, which codes for MLENSLYSPAWEGSQFWVTVQRTEAAERCGLHGSYMLRVEGERLTLLGVGAQSQIQEPLLSWPYTLLRRYGRDKVMFSFEAGRRCPSGPGTFTFQTAQGNDIFQAVETAIHRQKAQGKASQGQDVLRADSHEGEVAEGKLAPPRGPQELAGSPPALYAEPLDSLRILPGPSQDSVYSDPLDSTPSQAGEGLQLKKPLYWDLCEHVQQQLIKAKLTDPKEDPIYDEPEGLAPAALRGLYDLPQEPKDAWWCQARVKEEGYELPYNPATDDYAVPPPRSTKPFPAPKPQGLAFSESGAAAGSGSKGHSSDTALYSQVQKSGTSGSWDCGLSGSGTDRTGAKSEGST
- the DOK1 gene encoding docking protein 1 isoform X3 — translated: MLRVEGERLTLLGVGAQSQIQEPLLSWPYTLLRRYGRDKVMFSFEAGRRCPSGPGTFTFQTAQGNDIFQAVETAIHRQKAQGKASQGQDVLRADSHEGEVAEGKLAPPRGPQELAGSPPALYAEPLDSLRILPGPSQDSVYSDPLDSTPSQAGEGLQLKKPLYWDLCEHVQQQLIKAKLTDPKEDPIYDEPEGLAPAALRGLYDLPQEPKDAWWCQARVKEEGYELPYNPATDDYAVPPPRSTKPFPAPKPQGLAFSESGAAAGSGSKGHSSDTALYSQVQKSGTSGSWDCGLSGSGTDRTGAKSEGST
- the DOK1 gene encoding docking protein 1 isoform X4 — protein: MFSFEAGRRCPSGPGTFTFQTAQGNDIFQAVETAIHRQKAQGKASQGQDVLRADSHEGEVAEGKLAPPRGPQELAGSPPALYAEPLDSLRILPGPSQDSVYSDPLDSTPSQAGEGLQLKKPLYWDLCEHVQQQLIKAKLTDPKEDPIYDEPEGLAPAALRGLYDLPQEPKDAWWCQARVKEEGYELPYNPATDDYAVPPPRSTKPFPAPKPQGLAFSESGAAAGSGSKGHSSDTALYSQVQKSGTSGSWDCGLSGSGTDRTGAKSEGST